Below is a genomic region from Verrucomicrobiota bacterium.
GGGGATGGTTGGGACGAGCGTCAGGTATTGCGCGGGAATGATCTGGTCGGTGTCGATGTTGTCGCGCACAACAAACACCGGGCCGGTGAACGAGCTCTTCATGCGGGCGGGACTGTGCGGACGCGCGGTCCGGTTTTCAAGCGCGCGGTTCCGAAGTCTGGCACTCCCGCCCGGATTTCGGTCCCGGCGAGATCGCATCCGCAGCCCGCGGTCACCTGGGGCATCGATTGCGAGGCTCGAGTGGCTGAAACCCCGAAAGCCCCGGATGCGAAAGGCGCAACCGATTCATGCTTTCCATGACCGGTTCCTCCGAAGCCGGACGCCCCGCCTTGCGGCAAGCCCGCCGCGGTGCCCGCCATCTTCCCGCGACATCACGGCACGGCACGGCACCGCGCCGAACAGGAACGCGAGAGGTTGATCCGCGAGTTGCAAGACGCGCTCGCGCAGGTCAAGGCGCTCAGCGGCCTGCTGCCGACGGGCGCGGGGTGCCGGAAGATTCGTGACGACCCGGGCGGCTCCTCGTTATTCTCTCCCCGTGACCGCACCACTCCCGCCCGATGAGGACGCCCGGATGACGGCCCTTCGCAAATGCAACATCGTGGATTCGGAGGCCGAGCGCGACCGGTTGAAATCCGATCTCCGCGACGCGCAGGGAAAGATCCGCGTGCGCTGCGGCCTCACCCACGACGGCGCGGATTAGGCCGCGTCCCGCCAACCCGCGCGACGATGCGGCCGCTCGCCCTACACGACCTTCACGCCGCGCGCGGCGCGACCTTCGCCGAGGTGCAAGGTTGCGAAGTTGTCTCCCACTACGGCGATGCAGCCGCCGAACACGCGGCGCTGCGTTCGCGAGCGGTTGTGTTCGACCTCGGATTCCGCAGCCGGCTCTGCCTCACGGGCGCGGACCGCGTCGCGTTTCTTCACGGGCAGGTCACCAACGACGTGAAGGCGCTCGCGCCCGGCGCGGGCTGCTACGCTGCGCTCGTCACCGCGCGCGCGAAGATGGTATCCGACCTCAACCTCTGGCGCCTTCAAGATGAACTCCTGCTCGATTTCGAGCCGGGCCTCGCCGCGGCGGTCACGGGCCGGCTCGAGAAGTTCATCGTCGCCTCCGACGTGCAGGTGCTCGACGCGTCGCCGCACTTCGGGCATTTGAGCGTGCAAGGCCCGCGCGCGGCGGAACTCCTTGCGCGCGCCGACCTCCCCGCGGAAGCGCCCGGGCTCAACCTCTCGTCCGTCTCGGTTGACGATGCCGCGCTTGGGCAACAGCTTGTGATGAACCTTCCGCGCGCGGGCACGGCGGGATTCGACATCTTCGCGACCGGGTCAGCCACCGCAGGACTGCTGGAAAAACTCCTCGAAGCCGCTCGCCACGTTGGCGGCCGGGCCGCGGGCTGGCAGGCGCTGGAATGGGCGCGCGTCGAGGCGGGCATCCCGCGGTTCGGCGCCGACATGGATGAGACCACGCTTCCGCCCGAGGCCGGCATCGAGTCGCGCGCGGTCAGCTACTCGAAGGGCTGCTACGCCGGGCAGGAAGTCATCGCGCGCATCCGCACTTATGGACAGGTCGCACGAAGGCTCTGCGGCTTGCGGCTCGCGGACGAACTCGCCCCCCTGCCGCCTCGCGGCGAGCAACTCCTGAAGGACGGCAAGGAAGCCGGCTTCGTCACGACCGCCATCGCTTCGCCCGCGTTGAAGGCGAACATCGCGCTTGC
It encodes:
- a CDS encoding aminomethyl transferase family protein is translated as MQHRGFGGRARPVEIRSPRRAGKDPRALRPHPRRRGLGRVPPTRATMRPLALHDLHAARGATFAEVQGCEVVSHYGDAAAEHAALRSRAVVFDLGFRSRLCLTGADRVAFLHGQVTNDVKALAPGAGCYAALVTARAKMVSDLNLWRLQDELLLDFEPGLAAAVTGRLEKFIVASDVQVLDASPHFGHLSVQGPRAAELLARADLPAEAPGLNLSSVSVDDAALGQQLVMNLPRAGTAGFDIFATGSATAGLLEKLLEAARHVGGRAAGWQALEWARVEAGIPRFGADMDETTLPPEAGIESRAVSYSKGCYAGQEVIARIRTYGQVARRLCGLRLADELAPLPPRGEQLLKDGKEAGFVTTAIASPALKANIALAYVRREACVMGTELTLSPGTGASMARVVALPFA